One genomic segment of Zymoseptoria tritici IPO323 chromosome 5, whole genome shotgun sequence includes these proteins:
- the MgMcm1 gene encoding uncharacterized protein (Putative transcription factor related to yeast Mcm1) has translation RRKIEIKFIQDKSRRHITFSKRKAGIMKKAYELSVLTGTQVLLLVVSETGLVYTFTTPKLQPLVTKPEGKNLIQACLNAP, from the exons CGTCGCAAGATTGAGATCAAGTTCATCCAGGACAAGTCGCGTCGTCACATCACATTCTCCAAGCGCAAGGCTGGCATCATGAAGAAG GCATACGAGCTCTCCGTCCTCACCGGCACtcaagtcctcctcctcgtcgtctccgAAACCGGTCTCGTCTATACCTTCACCACGCCCAAACTCCAGCCACTCGTCACCAAGCCTGAAGGCAAGAACCTCATTCAG GCCTGCCTCAATGCTCCC